From a region of the Salvelinus alpinus chromosome 2, SLU_Salpinus.1, whole genome shotgun sequence genome:
- the LOC139547279 gene encoding gastrula zinc finger protein XlCGF17.1-like isoform X1 — MSSLSYSPTSKEEEVCWSEKEALGLNIIVKEEEEDIRVKGEEEDFRIKQEEENALTLKEEEDVTVKEEKEHFAEEEEAISIKEEEEDVLGVEEEETEDLINITGERPDSHSDNEKSPSGEPDPETPKPAGPHHCSQCGNTFSTLGNLKRHEMAHTGEKPFQCSQCDKSFTQIGSLKRHEGIHKEGRKTYHCSQCGKRFTQLGSLKTHKTIHTGEKPFQCSQCDQSFTQIGNLNRHEGIHTGEKPYQCSKCGKRFMRSQYLKSHEMTHTEEKSFHCSHCGKSFTQLRSLKRHKRTHK, encoded by the exons ATGAGCTCACTAAGCTACTCCCCCACTTCTAaagaagaggaggtctgctggtcggagaaagaagctctgggacTGAACATCATCGtaaaagaagaagaggaggatattagagtgaaaggagaggaggaagatttCAGAATAAAACAGGAGGAAGAGAATGCTCTCACAttaaaagaagaggaggatgttacagtgaaagaagagaaagaacattttgcagaggaagaggaggctatttcaataaaagaggaggaggaagacgtattgggggtggaggaagaggagacagaagaTCTGATTAACATCA caggagagagaccagactctcactctgacaacgagaagagtccttcaggggaaccagacccagagacgcCCAAACCAGCAGGACCACACCACTGCTCTCAATGTGGAAACACTTTTTCTACGTTAGGGAATCTAAAACGTCATGAGAtggcacacacaggagagaagcctttccaatgttcccagtgtgATAAGAGTTTTACCCAGATAGGGAGCCTGAAAAGGCATGAAGGAATACATAAAGAAGGGAGGAAGACCTAccactgctctcagtgtggaaagAGATTTACTCAGTTAGGGAGCCTGAAAACACACAAGacaatacacacaggagagaagcctttccaaTGTTCTCAGTGTGATCAGAGTTTTACCCAGATAGGAAACCTGAATAGGCATGaaggaatacacacaggagaaaagccctaCCAATGCTCCAAGTGTGGAAAGAGATTTATGCGATCACAGTACCTAAAATCACATGAGatgacacacacagaggaaaaatCTTTccactgctcccactgtggaaagagttttactcagttacGGAGCCTGAAAAGACATAAGAGGACACACAAATGA
- the LOC139547279 gene encoding gastrula zinc finger protein XlCGF17.1-like isoform X2, whose product MSSLSYSPTSKEEEVCWSEKEALGLNIIVKEEEEDIRVKGEEEDFRIKQEEENALTLKEEEDVTVKEEKEHFAEEEEAISIKEEEEDVLGVEEEETEDLINIRERPDSHSDNEKSPSGEPDPETPKPAGPHHCSQCGNTFSTLGNLKRHEMAHTGEKPFQCSQCDKSFTQIGSLKRHEGIHKEGRKTYHCSQCGKRFTQLGSLKTHKTIHTGEKPFQCSQCDQSFTQIGNLNRHEGIHTGEKPYQCSKCGKRFMRSQYLKSHEMTHTEEKSFHCSHCGKSFTQLRSLKRHKRTHK is encoded by the exons ATGAGCTCACTAAGCTACTCCCCCACTTCTAaagaagaggaggtctgctggtcggagaaagaagctctgggacTGAACATCATCGtaaaagaagaagaggaggatattagagtgaaaggagaggaggaagatttCAGAATAAAACAGGAGGAAGAGAATGCTCTCACAttaaaagaagaggaggatgttacagtgaaagaagagaaagaacattttgcagaggaagaggaggctatttcaataaaagaggaggaggaagacgtattgggggtggaggaagaggagacagaagaTCTGATTAACATCA gagagagaccagactctcactctgacaacgagaagagtccttcaggggaaccagacccagagacgcCCAAACCAGCAGGACCACACCACTGCTCTCAATGTGGAAACACTTTTTCTACGTTAGGGAATCTAAAACGTCATGAGAtggcacacacaggagagaagcctttccaatgttcccagtgtgATAAGAGTTTTACCCAGATAGGGAGCCTGAAAAGGCATGAAGGAATACATAAAGAAGGGAGGAAGACCTAccactgctctcagtgtggaaagAGATTTACTCAGTTAGGGAGCCTGAAAACACACAAGacaatacacacaggagagaagcctttccaaTGTTCTCAGTGTGATCAGAGTTTTACCCAGATAGGAAACCTGAATAGGCATGaaggaatacacacaggagaaaagccctaCCAATGCTCCAAGTGTGGAAAGAGATTTATGCGATCACAGTACCTAAAATCACATGAGatgacacacacagaggaaaaatCTTTccactgctcccactgtggaaagagttttactcagttacGGAGCCTGAAAAGACATAAGAGGACACACAAATGA